Proteins from one Deltaproteobacteria bacterium genomic window:
- a CDS encoding WYL domain-containing protein codes for MSQGQSHPPGREPFLLRRIEQTFHIGFKPFKDYSRFKEVIKQIDEAALKLRVVEMRYYSMSSKRETTRKVDPYKVWFFNGTLYLIGWCHVHDDVRMFVLDRIRLLHVTDERFIPPDDFDLDEYMKDSFGVFHTDVEKVTIRFDKALERYLKENIWHPSQIFKKGKDGSLLMTMEVGGFCEVMSWVLGFGRQAEVLEPEHLRKAVAEELVVAAEKYAEDPSHVCEQDSVGFEVKEKHAGYGKGAKTKKR; via the coding sequence ATTTCGCAAGGTCAGAGCCACCCTCCCGGAAGAGAGCCTTTCCTACTGAGGCGCATTGAGCAGACCTTTCACATCGGTTTCAAGCCTTTCAAGGACTACTCCAGATTCAAAGAAGTCATAAAACAGATCGATGAGGCCGCTCTGAAGCTCCGGGTCGTTGAGATGCGCTATTATTCCATGTCTTCAAAGCGCGAGACCACGCGCAAGGTAGACCCGTACAAAGTCTGGTTTTTTAACGGCACCCTTTACTTGATCGGCTGGTGCCATGTGCACGACGACGTCCGGATGTTCGTGCTGGACCGCATCCGGCTTCTCCATGTGACAGATGAGCGATTCATCCCGCCCGACGATTTCGACTTGGACGAATACATGAAGGACTCTTTCGGTGTTTTTCATACGGATGTGGAGAAGGTAACCATCAGGTTCGACAAGGCATTGGAAAGATATCTTAAGGAAAACATCTGGCACCCCTCGCAGATATTCAAGAAAGGAAAAGACGGCAGCCTCCTCATGACCATGGAGGTCGGGGGGTTTTGCGAGGTGATGAGCTGGGTCCTCGGCTTCGGCAGGCAGGCCGAGGTGCTGGAACCGGAGCATTTGCGGAAGGCTGTGGCAGAGGAGCTTGTGGTTGCGGCGGAGAAGTATGCAGAAGATCCCTCCCATGTGTGCGAGCAAGATTCGGTTGGTTTTGAGGTTAAGGAAAAGCATGCGGGTTATGGGAAAGGTGCAAAGACAAAGAAGAGATAA
- a CDS encoding WYL domain-containing protein — translation MIKLIQEIKCSPKQPIDRLIHNLGISKAQFYKDKKSLAELEFEFRYSRPLGRFVVTKDAFLPVEDLSISERLSLVMAVRQLSAAGDYLLSFEGLNAARKLTADLPGPLRDSTHVLFDDLVLKQGFGCDRKILERLQTAIGESRRVVLDYLRPESDKPTPEELDPYHLFFKRRALYVEGYSWTEKGIRMYRVNRIKAVRFTPMQFTVRQDYDFARRHKNAFSAFPGEQTEKVAVRFSPKVRPYIEESLWHYSQVISKEKDGTIRFEVDVAEPREVMWWAFQWGAEAEILEPGWLREEAKREMIKMSKRYD, via the coding sequence TTGATCAAACTGATCCAGGAGATTAAGTGCAGTCCAAAACAACCCATTGATCGATTGATCCATAATCTCGGAATAAGCAAGGCCCAATTTTACAAAGACAAAAAGTCCTTGGCAGAGTTGGAATTCGAGTTTCGTTACAGCAGGCCGCTCGGCCGCTTTGTCGTCACCAAAGATGCCTTCCTGCCTGTTGAAGATTTGAGTATCAGCGAACGCCTATCCCTCGTGATGGCCGTAAGGCAGTTGTCAGCCGCTGGAGACTACCTCCTCAGTTTTGAGGGCCTGAATGCGGCCCGCAAATTGACGGCAGACCTTCCGGGGCCGCTTCGGGACAGCACACACGTGTTGTTTGACGACCTGGTTCTAAAGCAGGGCTTTGGCTGCGACAGAAAGATCCTGGAAAGGCTTCAAACCGCCATAGGCGAAAGCAGACGCGTGGTCCTTGATTATTTGCGGCCCGAATCAGACAAACCAACACCTGAAGAATTAGACCCATATCATCTCTTTTTCAAGAGGCGTGCCCTTTACGTAGAAGGATATTCCTGGACCGAAAAAGGAATCCGCATGTACCGGGTCAACCGGATCAAGGCCGTTCGCTTTACACCCATGCAGTTTACAGTCAGGCAAGATTATGATTTTGCCAGGCGTCATAAAAACGCCTTTTCAGCCTTCCCTGGCGAGCAAACCGAAAAAGTCGCGGTTCGTTTCAGCCCAAAGGTTCGCCCTTACATCGAAGAATCCCTCTGGCACTACAGTCAGGTCATTAGCAAGGAAAAGGATGGAACAATCCGGTTTGAAGTGGACGTAGCCGAACCGAGAGAGGTTATGTGGTGGGCCTTTCAGTGGGGGGCAGAGGCGGAGATCCTGGAACCGGGATGGCTGCGGGAGGAGGCGAAAAGGGAAATGATAAAGATGAGTAAGCGTTATGATTAA
- a CDS encoding HTH domain-containing protein — MRGEQLTRQWRILRTIESGKNGATVAELAAQENCHPRTIWRDVAAIQAAGFPLYSEKSGHKSRWGFVEGYKFQLPVPFTVTELMSLYFYRDILRIFKNTVFYESLDELFRKVRATLPEESLSY; from the coding sequence ATGCGGGGTGAACAGTTAACCAGGCAGTGGCGTATCTTGCGTACCATCGAGTCCGGAAAGAATGGCGCCACCGTGGCCGAGCTTGCCGCACAAGAAAACTGTCACCCCCGCACCATCTGGCGCGATGTTGCCGCCATCCAGGCAGCGGGTTTTCCCCTCTATTCCGAAAAAAGTGGTCACAAAAGCCGCTGGGGCTTTGTCGAAGGCTACAAGTTTCAACTCCCGGTACCGTTTACCGTCACGGAGTTGATGAGCCTTTATTTCTACCGTGACATCCTTCGGATTTTCAAAAACACCGTCTTTTATGAATCCCTGGATGAACTATTTCGCAAGGTCAGAGCCACCCTCCCGGAAGAGAGCCTTTCCTACTGA
- a CDS encoding Fic family protein has protein sequence MKTLEQLSTRPEMIPAITTWYLTHLAEAKGKQALFLKHGLQRLKALREHAIIESAISSNRIEGVRVDQARVQAVVLGKSRLKDRDEEEVRGYGNAINLIHEEGADLEVSEEAIFKLHRLARGGIWDSGKYKEKESDIVERCPDGRSRVRFKTVEAVQCPEFMGQLNSLWHRAIEEQWAHPLIVVAGFNLDFLCIHPFRDGNGRVSRLLLLLQAYHLGYGVGRYISIERLIEQNKDRYYETLGLSSQGWHEGQHDPWPYVNYILFILKTACAEFEDRLGRLKSPRGFKTELVKDAIERRFGEFTLSDLEITCPGVSRDMIRRVLQELQKQGMVECLGRGPGAPWRKNR, from the coding sequence ATGAAGACCCTCGAACAGCTCTCCACTCGACCAGAGATGATACCGGCCATTACCACATGGTATCTAACACACTTGGCCGAGGCCAAAGGTAAACAAGCGCTTTTTCTCAAACATGGCCTTCAACGGCTCAAGGCGTTAAGGGAACACGCCATCATCGAAAGTGCTATTTCGTCAAATCGGATTGAAGGCGTACGGGTTGATCAAGCTCGTGTCCAAGCAGTGGTTTTGGGTAAGTCACGTCTCAAGGACAGAGATGAAGAGGAGGTCCGAGGGTATGGAAATGCTATAAACCTGATTCATGAGGAAGGTGCTGATCTCGAGGTATCGGAAGAGGCAATCTTTAAGCTGCATCGCCTTGCTCGCGGTGGGATCTGGGATTCCGGCAAGTACAAAGAAAAAGAGAGCGACATTGTCGAAAGGTGCCCGGATGGCAGATCGCGGGTGCGCTTCAAAACAGTCGAAGCAGTTCAATGCCCCGAGTTTATGGGCCAACTGAACTCTCTTTGGCATCGCGCCATCGAAGAGCAATGGGCACATCCCCTCATTGTCGTAGCCGGGTTTAATCTCGATTTTCTGTGCATCCATCCCTTTCGTGACGGTAACGGCCGGGTTTCCCGACTATTGCTTCTCCTTCAGGCCTACCATTTGGGATATGGGGTAGGTCGTTACATCAGCATTGAAAGGCTGATCGAACAAAACAAAGACCGGTACTATGAAACTCTGGGGCTGAGCTCCCAGGGCTGGCATGAGGGGCAGCACGATCCCTGGCCGTATGTGAATTATATTTTGTTCATCCTGAAGACAGCCTGCGCTGAATTCGAGGACCGACTGGGCCGGTTGAAAAGTCCGCGCGGCTTCAAGACCGAACTCGTCAAAGACGCCATAGAGAGAAGGTTCGGGGAATTCACTCTATCGGACCTTGAAATTACCTGTCCGGGTGTCAGCCGAGACATGATCCGCCGGGTGCTGCAAGAACTGCAAAAGCAAGGTATGGTCGAATGCCTCGGTCGAGGTCCAGGGGCGCCGTGGCGGAAAAATAGGTAA